GAATGTGAAAGATCATACAAACTAGTTTATACAAGGTCAGAGGGCCTAGATGGAAACAAAACAAATCAATACATTTGACACGAAATGAGATATTGATATAGTCAAATGTTATGAATTGAAATGGAAATTTATGCATTATTGAAGGTAGAATGTTAACATGATATGTTTATTTAGATTTTCTAATTGTGacaatgtatgaatttaagcaTGTGACATGAATAGGTGGAAACGAAATGGTTATGACtaattatatattgaattgtATTAGTTTATATTAGTGCTAATGTTATTGACTTGAAACATAAAAGTACCACTGAGCTTTATCGCTCAATGTATGATTTGTTTGTTCTGTGTGCAAGAATTAGCAAATCTTAAAGACTCGAGAAGTGATCCAGCATCCAGACCGTGACACTCAACTTAACAATGTTTGTATAGttcttttgttttcaataaatggcatgtacttaggtttTGAGTCGATTTTGTATTGTAAATGATCATTTTGGAAGTTTTGGTAATTAATGTAAACTTAAATCAAGTATATGGTTTGTTTAGTATGCTTGGAATTGGTATATCTTTTGGAATAGATAAAATAATGCAATTATTCACTTGTTTTAGGTGTCCTGAATTGATACCATATGGTTCTTGTGAAATAGCCAGTCATGTTTCAACGTTGAGTCCTTAATGTCGCGACAAGAAATCGACAGTGAGTTGCGTCACAACCTGGAACCCCTGAAGTTGCGACGTCAACatgatattttgaaatctttacattttagtccttattcgATCTCGGGTTATCAAAAGAGTTTTCGTAAGCTCATATAAAGCCTAGATATGATTGTACAACATGTCATGAATGTGTAATGATTTTAATAGCATGTATGAAttgttaaattgaattgtaattgtTTGTAGTTGCACCGGCAACAAATGTGGCATCTCGTAGCTCGGACCCGGTGATCAGATTGAGTATGGGATGTTACACTATTAGCTTAATAAGTTATCAATCTAGTTATTACACAACTCGTAATACATGACGGAGAAATGCTAATTTAGATATATGGAAAAATTCATCTATCACACCATTGTCACATAAGTCCTCAATCATCACACCAATAGCATATAGTGTTTAAATATAACCGTCAATCACACCAATAGCATATGTAATATATATCAAATAGCCTCTATCACACCATATGCACATAGTGcaataatgaattatataaacattaatCGTGTACTCTCTAATACCTCGTACACTATAATAGCCACTACTATTAAGGTTTCCTtgacatgccaattatatccaaATCTATTCTTGCTAGTTTACTAGGATATTTCCAATTATTAGTTGCATATATGTAAGTGTAACACAACTACCAATTACATAGCTCAAGCATCATAATTCCTTGATTCCATTTGAGTTgcatttaatataaattgacTTAAATTACAACTAACCATTTCTTAAGTCTCAATATAATTTCATGCCTCATAGTTTTGAAAACTATTCCATTCTATGCaacaattcatttaattaatttatcagtTCAATTTCATAAGTTCAATATACACATTATAAACCATTCCTCACTTTCACTAACAACATAATTACCTATGTTCAAGGAAGCATATTTACCATGTTAATCAAACTTACCATTTCTACTTACTTTTATAGACAATATTACTATTAGTTCTTGGATGccaatatcatatttcttaTAATTAACTTGGTTATAACATGTGTAGTCTTAAGCTCATATTTTTGACATGGTTAAACATACATACaagaaaattagaatttagtgAGCACATACCAATTAAGAGCACCACAAGCTTTAATCTACCATCTTTTCATTGCCTTTGCTAGTGCCAACAACTTCTTTATCTTGTTCACCTTCAAAGAAACATATCCAAagaataattcaatttcaattctcTAATTGCTCAAACTAGCATATTTACCAAATATTAACAATGACAATTTTACAACACTCCTAACCCCTCCTTCCCATGTGGCTAACTCTACCATTAACCAAACCTCAATTTCCTTTCACCAATACACACACATAATCACACTTGATCACCATTTCTAACATATGGTATTACATTAGTAacaatttatgtttatttaacaaatttccTTACCTCTTTTCCTTAAtgctttagctaatagaacttAGCTTCACCATCATCAATCTTTCACTTCTAATCACCTCATTTAAGGTAAGGATACTAGGTGAACTTGGAAATGATAGttatactcaaatttaaagtAGAAAATCTTAGAATTGTGATGGGAAGTCACAGTTTGGTGACTTGTTCTTCCTCTTTATTCTTTTTGTATTGGCCAATTATTTTTGGTAAGGTTCCCTCTCAAACTttgctctctctttttttcctctattttgCCAAAGTGTAGCAAAATGTATCAATATCCTTTTTCCCACTCATTCAACCGTATGATGGCATGCAAGAGTGGGAAATTCGTCTTGCCATCTCATTACCACCCAACAAGGTAAAAACCACTTAATGTTCTTACTTTCACACCTAGCAAACAAGGTGTATTTAAGCATTTATTTACATTATGTTTGGATTAAAAGtagtaaatgaaaagaaaggaaaaggggaaaaaaaaggtggaaagctaaaaataaataaataaatacccattattttgtttgtattgttaaaattagtaaagaaaaggaaagttaaataattttaatttcatttttattttggatgaacaggagaaaaatataattataataaatttttacaattgtaactctttaataaaattatttataaaagaaattacatattaaaattttgttttcatattcTTTCCTTAACTTTCCCCCGAAATTGagctaataaaaattttaactttttagagaaaataaagatattcaacttttactttctctaaCCTAACTTACAAATTACAtccaaacaaagaaaagaaaaacaagtttTGCCTTACTTCCCTTTCCTCTCCCTACCTCTAATCCAAGAGATAATTGCCATTCCTCAAGTCCAATAGTTTAATGGTCACTTGACTTAATTAACTAGGACTAATTCTTCACCTAATCCTTCAATTGTTAAACCAATTTCAATATAGTCCTTACCCGAAATtgcaatttataatttataacttttaatgtCGTAACCACATCAAAATTTTCGAGTTGGAAATAAAACTTGTTATTTTAGATACGACCATAGAATAGATATTACcataagataattttttttaaaattgttctcTTTTTTCCGAAGAAAAGGAAAACccttaacaaattaaagtgtCATTCAGTCATTCAACTTCCCGATTTCCCGTGGGCCAaacaaaaatagtttaaaaaaaaaaaaggaaatttaagaataaaaaattaggtTAGCTGCCCGAAATTACGGGTAAGAAACGGAAAACACAAAAAATCTTGAAGCCCTCAACTCTGAGATGGCATCGACGACAGCCACCGCTCGAGCCGTCGTCTTCTCCCGCATCACCACCTTGTCCGCGAAACCTCTCCCACCTTCTCTATCTCGCTTCTTCCGTAACCGTCACAACCGCCCATTTTCCGCCCTAACTGTCAGCTGCTTAAACAGTGGCGGAGTCTGCGACGATGACTACTTCGTATCAACGCAGAAATCGAATTTAGATCGTGGATTGCTAGTAATTGCTAATATGTTGAAGAACATCGAACCTCTCGACAATTCCGTTGTTTCCAAGGGGGTTTCTTATTCCGCCAAGGAATCCATGAAGCGGACTATCTCCACTATGCTAGGGATTCTTCCATCTGATCACTTCTCCGTTTCGGTTTCCGTCTCCACTCCTCCTCTTCATCGCCTTCTATTCTCTTCTATCATCACTGggtaacttattttattttcgacctcataaaaacttttatacttcataatttattgcattttttttaaaagaaaaaccttttttttctctttaggtATACGTTGTGGAACGCGGAGTATAGGGTTTCACTGATGAGGAATCTGGAAAGAGCAGCACCGGGCGAGGAGGTGGCGGGGGAGACAGAGGAAGCTATTAGGCAGCGGCAGGGAGAGGTGGTTGAGGAGAAAAGGGAGGAGAGAGCGAGTCAAGGTGATGGCTTTCAAGAATTCGAGAAGATTAGGTCGAGGGTTTCCGGGGAATTGTCGCCAGAGGCTTTGAAGTATATTGAAAAGCTGCAAGCGGAGTTATCTGATGCGGTGGAGGTAAggattttacattttatatcagTGAAATGAGGCTTGATATAATTATATGAAGTATTCTTAGGTAATGGTAtctttgagaaaattaattgtAGATTTTTCTGCTTCTAAAAATACTATTGGGTATTTAGATTCTGGTTTCTTCATTGAGTAGTGATTGAATTCCTTCATCCTGACTGTATCTCTGGTTTTTAGAGGGTTACAGCTACATTTATACCTAACAACTCATATTTGTGCCATTTCTTGTTTATGTTGTTGGTTACTTTTGCCTTGTGTTTGTATTTTGTTTGATATTGCCAAGTCTAGCCACAATCATGTTTTCACAATCAATTTTATACTGCCCTTTTCTTTCCTTGTTATGTGCTAATAAGAATGTTTATATTGATGACTGTCATGCCGTTTTTCCGAAGTTTACATTGGCTAGCAGTTGTTTTAGGGTGATCACTGTCGTGCTTGTCAATAGTTTGGCATTTAAGTATACATACATGTCTGTTTGTAGATAATGTGCTTTCCGTATATTCCCTCTGTATAAgctaattgttttattttgtttcaggAACTGAATGTGGAGAAGGAGAATGTGCAAATAGAATGTGAAAAGGAAAACAGGAATGATTTGTTGGAGTATTTAAGATCCTTGGATGCCGACATGGTAATGaccaaaatcatgttttttatTAGATTATCTTGTTCTGAAAATGAATTATCTTAGTTTGATCCTACATGGAACTCAAAAATCTTCTCATTACGTAAAATTTTTGTTGCCAGGTCACTGAGTTATCCCAACCATCATCAGTACAAGTCCAGGAAACAATCCACCAGCTTGTTCAAAACATATTGCAAAGGCCCTTTAAGAATGAGCTTAAGAGGGACTCAGGGATAGTGAACAAAGGAAATAATCATCAAGATGTTGCCGATGAAACTTCTGGCACTGTTGGCACTTCCCGGGATTACCTAGCGAAGCTGCTTTTCTGGTACATTTTCTTACAAGTTAATTAGTTCTTAAATTTTGGTGCATTAGGCTTTTCTTGCACTCAAGACGTTGCTGAATGCATTAGgcttttcttgttttctttttgctttctCCATCTATATTTGCCTTATGAACTGTAACATAGAGATCCATAAAACACTCCTCCTTTataatatgtaatattatttgtttattctttccttttttatcattttctttgtgttttctccATCAATGTTTGCCTTACAAATTGTTTTATTCTGACAGGTGTATGCTATTAGGTCATCATTTGAGAGGCTTGGAGAACAGATTGCAACTAAGTTGTGTCGTCGGATTATTATAGAGTAAGGTTTGTGAAATTGTATAGCCTATctttttcttgtctttcttgtgttatttttggtttatcagGTAATGTACATTCTTCTTCATGAAGCTATTAGTAAACTTATATTGTTCCAACTCTATTTTTTAAGTATCCGTATATAACATATATTCATGTTATGAATATGAGAATATGATCttcaaaaaaattagggttAGAGAAAATTTGCTTGTTTTATTTGACTCTTTGCCTATACAGAACAGCAGGTGAAGGGGTGAGTCCTTTGAATTCGTAGTTGCAATATAACAATTCCGTTCAATACCTTTACCAAAAAGGAAGGTAGAAGTAATACTGGATACTATTGAATAGGCATTGAACTTGTGTAGGTTATATTACCAGGGCTGCTAGAAGTTGAGTGCAAAATTCAGAGCCAGGCAAGAATAAAGGTAGTAAATTATATCTATAAGCCTGTGGAATTGTAGACCTTTGTTGCTccaattgtttaattttgtttaaccCATTTTGACACTTGTGCTTGAAGTATAGTCGGATATGGATGCGGAGATATGAACCTATCCTTCATCCAACGACTCCAAATGCATCAAAAACATATGAACCTTCATCCAAGGGCTCCAAATTCACTATAGtctttaaacaattgaatataaCCCCATACCCCAATGTGGGACACTTATTGAATGTACCTCATATGGGACACTTGTATGTTCACCCACCGGTTAATTGAATTCACAGTATTGAGTTTTTCTAAATTCACGGTTTACTCAAAAATAGGCAAAATGATTTACACACAAAACATAACTCTCTTGTTACAATACAAGCTGAAAAAAAAATCCCGCAGCTTCTTTGGTGTCTATttacacaaaataataataataataataaaaagaatacaaAGTGACTGAAAAGAGgtgaaagatgaagaatcaaaataaatcaCAAAGAATCAAATCTAAATCCATCCAATTGTCGATGCCGAGAATATCcatgaaatttatacaaatcATAGGGTGCCCACAAGAAATCAACTGAACAAGGTCTCTTTGCATCTAATCTAACCCATGGTTTCCCTTTCCCACTCCAATGAAGCAAACTTATTGGACCAGGGTGCAATGTTCTGCAACTGTTAACCAAATTATCCCCACCAAGACCATGCTGATTCCACCTATGATCTATGGCTTCAATATCCCCAccaaaaaccaacaaaaatgGTGGCAGAGAACCCAATTCATAAATCCTTTTATCTTTCTGAACTCTCATCCATTTCTCAATCTCCCTTGTGTAATCACCTTGCCTCCATCTCCCCAAATCCATAACCATCACACCTGTGTTGAAATAACAAGCTCTTTTGCCTTCAAATACCTTTGAAAATCTTGGGTTTGACCAGAAATCACTTGTGAAATACTTGTCAAAGTTTGCATTGCAGTACTCGGGTGCCCCAATTGTTCTGGAACCAGTGAGATTTATGTTCCATAGCTTTTGGATGTTATCTACAACAATGGTGTCTGAATCTAAATAGATCActttttggatgcaggtttcaAGTAAGTCAGCTAAATAAATCCTTGCATAATTCAAAGGGTTGTCAAGAGCTTGACGGATTGAAGATGAAACAAGATCCCTTACAAGCTTTTTCTGGAAAACATAAACCTTGAAACTCAAAGATGGGAATACAGACTTCACGATCCGAGTTAGTTGGGTTGGTACAACCGAGCTGGAATCGGAGGCAATGAAGTGGAAGAACACGTTTTGTGGACATGAACCATGTTTCACAACTGAATGGATGGCTGCAATGGTGCCTCTCAAGTATTCAGGATCAATGGTCATTGCAATATGAACAACGGAAGAGTCACATATCAAAGTATCTTTACCCAAAACCGGACAGTGAGGTCCATTTTGATACACTGGTGCCTCCATGAACAAATCCGATTCATCCTCAGCTTTAAACAACCTGATTGAATTTGCAGGGAAAAGAAGCAatgaagaaaggaaaataaacgCAAGAACAAATCTTGATAGGAACATGATATTGATTGttgaaatccaaaaaaaaaaattgtttgtttgatCAAGTTCCTTAAGAAGAAAGTATTGGAGAACAATGGCTCCAATCCAAATGAAACTGAAAGGAAAAGtgcaatttatatatatatatatatatatgaataaatgaagaTGGAAAGAGTCCAATCAAGATTTAAACCAAAGTCCAAAAACGTCTGCTTTTTCTAAGAGGGGACGCGGAGAAGGTTCAATGGTCTGATTGACtcgtttaattttcttttgttaatttgtttgttAATTGTTGGTTCCTGGAAACTGCTTGGTAGCCTTTATGTCGGTTCGTTCACCATTGGAAAAACAAGGGACCATGTGCTTTGAATTAATCAttctttttttggggggggtgAGGGCAGTGCGGTTGACGGAAGACCACATACCATGaaccaattcaatttatttttcagtGATTCATGGTTAACCCCTTCAGTTTGTTTTGCATTTTTACCGATAGGTTTGAGTGGTGCCTCATGCTTAATTTCTACAAATTTTTCTCATTAATTTCAGTTATTTTTCTGTATCCATCAATCTTTCTTCTTTAAGATCcttttttcagaaaaaaagaaaaagaaatcaatttatttatgttacctttcaaaaataattggacaaatcaaaaaaattaaataagaataaaatatgtaGTTTTTATCCGATAAAAACACGGTTTGAGGCACAACACACCTAATTTACAATACACCTTTTAATGAGTTGAATTATCCGTCCAAGCATAAAGGTTCGTacgaaatttgaaaatgtttgaacAAGAATATTATATCCGAAAAATGAGctcgaataaaaaaattaaatccatttaAACTAAGGATCAGACTCAAGCTTAAAGATTCAAAATCCAAGCTTAACCCGACTCGTTTTtaagtttatgatattttatattatgttatttttatatattatgtaatttataccacaaaaaataaatctatactaaatatacaatagtactctaatgtaaacattaaaataatataaaatttaaaaataaaaatatatttattaaatattaaattaaaataataaaattttaaaaaattaagaataaaatgagtggatttaaaataaacttgaattatacaaatatgagcaaatttaaacaaaatttattttaagtccAAATTTCAGACTAAACCAAACATAAGCAAGTATAATACCATGCTTAAACTCAACTTACCCAGCCATAAACACcacaaatttaaaactaaaacacgTTAAAACAgtcattttcaatcaaattaataacCTAATCTATGCTTTTGATACCTTTTCGTTTCCAAGAGAATTATTTCAATGTTTAAACAGTCACGTGGACAGCCATGAATGGCTGCAGGCTTTTATGTGTGATTATTTTTCCTTGTTGGAGTGTTCtattttgagattttctttGACATCACAACAAAAATCACATTGACCAAAGATatgcatttttctattttattttaattttcctttctaTACATTTATGTCTTTTGATTATTCTAACGCTACACCAACCTCAATCCTTCTGGAATCTTTCATTCAGCCGTTGAGGTCATTTAATTTGTGTCAAATCAGACATAATTTGGTACAATATCACAAAACCCCTATATTATAtcttagattacattttagtctcttcagtgaaaaaataaagaacgaATTAATCTCCATACCATTCTGTAGATTAACATAACCTACCGTCGGAAGAGTCCAGAAAACATTGCTGACAACGAATAATCGGTACATTTGTATTGATCAGAGTAACATAAGCTGCATTGCAACAAGCCAAAGATGTACGTTTTACAGGACCGGCTttgaaaaaagtaaaacaatgGAGAAGGAAATTTTGGCTTATGGGTCCAAAACACGCACATGAATATCAAATATGATgctttgaataataaaaaatgaaaagaaaaaattataccTGTACTTAACTTCTAAATCTGGAAGAGTCTGAGAAAGCAAAGCAGACAAGGAGAAGAGTACAAAGAGAAGGCCAGTTCAAATTTAATGCATTTATTGTTGTTGTTCCCCCGTATTTTTTCCACAAAACACAGTTGTATCATCTGCCAGAGCAAGGTCCATGAATGACTCAGGATTCAATGGTTTTAcagcccccccccccccccaattaCCTTGGGTTTATTTCCTACTCCTTGCTGTCATTGGTGAAGGTGTTGACCGTGATCCTTGGGTCATCACGCTTTTGTTCTGGGGTTTGGATGTTTGATCTTTGGTCTCAATTGGCTTTCTTGTCAGCTGTCTTGACTTTGTTTTCGACTGGCTTTCGTGCCGTCAGTTGTGCTTTAGTGATCTATGATTGCTGTCATGCACTCTCTGTTACAGCTGGACTGTATTGTTATTATGTCTGCTGCAATGCTCTCTTGTTTAAT
The sequence above is a segment of the Gossypium raimondii isolate GPD5lz chromosome 4, ASM2569854v1, whole genome shotgun sequence genome. Coding sequences within it:
- the LOC105780000 gene encoding probable galacturonosyltransferase-like 10 is translated as MFLSRFVLAFIFLSSLLLFPANSIRLFKAEDESDLFMEAPVYQNGPHCPVLGKDTLICDSSVVHIAMTIDPEYLRGTIAAIHSVVKHGSCPQNVFFHFIASDSSSVVPTQLTRIVKSVFPSLSFKVYVFQKKLVRDLVSSSIRQALDNPLNYARIYLADLLETCIQKVIYLDSDTIVVDNIQKLWNINLTGSRTIGAPEYCNANFDKYFTSDFWSNPRFSKVFEGKRACYFNTGVMVMDLGRWRQGDYTREIEKWMRVQKDKRIYELGSLPPFLLVFGGDIEAIDHRWNQHGLGGDNLVNSCRTLHPGPISLLHWSGKGKPWVRLDAKRPCSVDFLWAPYDLYKFHGYSRHRQLDGFRFDSL
- the LOC105780001 gene encoding uncharacterized protein LOC105780001, which gives rise to MASTTATARAVVFSRITTLSAKPLPPSLSRFFRNRHNRPFSALTVSCLNSGGVCDDDYFVSTQKSNLDRGLLVIANMLKNIEPLDNSVVSKGVSYSAKESMKRTISTMLGILPSDHFSVSVSVSTPPLHRLLFSSIITGYTLWNAEYRVSLMRNLERAAPGEEVAGETEEAIRQRQGEVVEEKREERASQGDGFQEFEKIRSRVSGELSPEALKYIEKLQAELSDAVEELNVEKENVQIECEKENRNDLLEYLRSLDADMVTELSQPSSVQVQETIHQLVQNILQRPFKNELKRDSGIVNKGNNHQDVADETSGTVGTSRDYLAKLLFWCMLLGHHLRGLENRLQLSCVVGLL